The Arachis hypogaea cultivar Tifrunner chromosome 19, arahy.Tifrunner.gnm2.J5K5, whole genome shotgun sequence genome has a window encoding:
- the LOC140182089 gene encoding uncharacterized protein, which produces MTEEKKAIVRDLGFGGLMHVPPLRVDHQLLRELANNFKLGENKLKTGYGSFQITPKTIGDALGINATGNLFPEKVEYKQLSDDDKIIYRRFQGKTLKSLTDEMMEIGVGSEEERLMFKRIFILYIQMAFLLPTTINKISPVHLAPIFKMDGISERNWRGHRAERPPKPWIAN; this is translated from the exons atgactgaggagaagaaggcaaTTGTCAGGGATCTCGGATTTGGTGGGTTGATGCACGTCCCACCTctaagggtggatcaccaactcttaagggaactggcaaacaacttcaaacttggggagaacaaactgaagacaggatatggttctttccaaataacaccaaagacaataggtgatgcgcttggcatcaatgcaacag gaaatctgtttcctgagaaagttgagtataagCAACTTTCTGacgatgacaaaataatttatagaagattccagggtaagaccctcaaaagtcttaccgatgaaatgatggaaatcggcgttggcagcgaagaggaacgcctgatgttcaagaggatattcatcctctacatacagatggcgttccttttgccaacgacgataaacaaaatatcacccgtgcacctggccccaatttttaagatggacggcataTCGGAGAGAAACTGGAGGGGACAT agggctgaaagaccaccaaagccTTGGATTGCGAACTag